The following coding sequences lie in one Eschrichtius robustus isolate mEscRob2 chromosome 10, mEscRob2.pri, whole genome shotgun sequence genomic window:
- the FAM78A gene encoding protein FAM78A: MPDFLWDCWPSLDIRAVLCAMGCIQSIGGKARVFREGITVIDVKASIDPIPTSIDESSSVVLRYRTPHFRASAQVVMPPIPKKETWIVGWIQACSHMEFYNQYGEQGMSSWELPDLQDGKIEAISDSDGVNYPWYGNTTETCTIVGPTKRDSKFIISMNDNFYPSVTWAVPVSESNVAKLTNIYRDQSFITWLVATNTSTNDMIILQTLHWRMQLSIEVNPSRPLGQRARLREPIAQDQPKILSKNEPIPPSALVKPNANDAQVLMWRPKYGQALVVIPPKHR; the protein is encoded by the exons ATGCCCGATTTTCTCTGGGACTGCTGGCCTTCCCTGGACATCAGAGCCGTACTGTGTGCCATGGGCTGTATTCAGAGCATCGGGGGCAAAGCCAGAGTCTTCCGGGAAGGCATCACGGTGATCGATGTCAAGGCCTCTATCGATCCCATCCCCACCAGCATCGATGAGTCCTCCAGCGTGGTGCTCCGCTACCGGACACCCCACTTCCGTGCCTCGGCCCAGGTGGTCATGCCGCCCATCCCCAAGAAGGAGACCTGGATAGTTGGCTGGATTCAGGCGTGCAGCCACATGGAGTTCTACAACCAGTATGGGGAGCAGGGCAT GTCCAGCTGGGAGCTCCCGGACCTCCAGGACGGCAAGATTGAGGCCATCAGCGACTCGGATGGGGTGAACTACCCCTGGTACGGCAACACCACGGAGACCTGCACCATCGTGGGCCCCACCAAGAGAGACTCCAAGTTCATCATCAGCATGAATGACAACTTTTACCCCAGCGTCACGTGGGCCGTGCCCGTCAGCGAGAGCAACGTGGCCAAGCTGACCAACATCTACCGGGACCAGAGCTTCATCACGTGGCTGGTAGCCACCAACACCTCGACCAACGACATGATCATTTTGCAGACACTGCACTGGCGCATGCAGCTCAGCATCGAGGTGAACCCCAGCCGGCCCCTGGGCCAGCGCGCCCGGCTGCGGGAGCCCATCGCCCAGGACCAGCCCAAAATCCTGAGCAAGAATGAGCCCATCCCGCCCAGCGCCCTGGTCAAGCCCAATGCCAACGACGCTCAGGTCCTCATGTGGCGGCCCAAGTACGGGCAGGCGCTGGTGGTGATCCCGCCCAAGCACCGGTGA